The following coding sequences are from one Leishmania major strain Friedlin complete genome, chromosome 36 window:
- a CDS encoding putative D-tyrosyl-tRNA deacylase: MKAVIQRVLSGSVTSEGEVVGSIQKGLAVLVGIARDDTADDTEYILRKILGVRVWSNEDGSKMWCRNVKEIDGEVLLISQFTLMHVMKGNKPDFHNAMPPEDALKVFNALRDKLRCEYAPHKIATGNFQHYMNIHLSNDGPVTLILDSKKRS; encoded by the coding sequence ATGAAGGCCGTCATCCAGCGCGTTCTGAGCGGCTCTGTCACCTCAGAGGGTGAGGTGGTAGGTTCCATCCAGAAAGGGCTGGCCGTCCTTGTGGGGATCGCGCGTGACGACACGGCTGATGACACCGAATACATCCTCCGCAAGATTCTTGGTGTTCGGGTGTGGAGCAACGAGGATGGGTCCAAGATGTGGTGCCGCAACGTGAAGGAAATCGATGGAGAGGTGCTGCTCATTTCACAGTTTACGCTCATGCACGTCATGAAGGGTAACAAGCCGGACTTCCATAACGCCATGCCACCTGAAGACGCCCTCAAGGTGTTCAACGCGCTTCGCGATAAACTGCGGTGCGAGTATGCCCCACACAAGATTGCGACCGGCAACTTTCAGCACTACATGAACATTCACCTGTCGAACGACGGCCCCGTAACGCTCATCCTCGATAGCAAGAAAAGGAGTTGA
- a CDS encoding acetyltransferase-like protein: MSAAGVTVRRAEREDTQRMYDLIMELAIYERAPECVVVSKAQMEEEGFGERPLWSAFVAELQETNDVKPRVIGMALYYYRYSTWRGRMLYLEDFIVTESHRGIGAGKMLFERVLQQAKEEGCHGMVWQALDWNAPAIEFYKKYDAEIDPGWVNCMLKF, translated from the coding sequence ATGTCTGCTGCAGGCGTCACCGTTCGCCGCGCTGAGCGCGAGGACACTCAGCGCATGTATGACCTCATCATGGAGCTGGCTATCTACGAGCGGGCGCCCGAGTGTGTGGTTGTATCCAAGGCacagatggaggaggagggtttCGGCGAGCGACCTCTCTGGAGCGCCTTCGTGGCGGAACTACAAGAAACCAACGACGTGAAGCCGCGCGTGATTGGAATGGCGCTCTACTACTACCGGTACTCCACATGGCGTGGGCGTATGCTTTATCTCGAGGACTTCATTGTCACGGAGTCGCATCGCGGCATTGGGGCCGGCAAGATGCTCTTTGAGCGAGTTTTGCAGCAGGCGAAGGAAGAGGGCTGCCATGGTATGGTATGGCAGGCGTTGGACTGGAACGCACCGGCCATCGAGTTCTACAAGAAGTACGACGCGGAGATCGACCCTGGCTGGGTGAACTGCATGCTCAAGTTTTAG
- a CDS encoding transportin2-like protein — MYTPTQGDLVSVIQLLHNNGVEVSNSKAAYAQLKQYESNPAFCILLSTVFGADTNPVTDMVLPVSWAQYRQLAGIALKNNLASARHALGEGAVKEAARFALKSLTNPPDTRIARTSAQVVVKVTALTSLEWWVGSGVGDLPSILLNDLLPGGGLKTLAALYCLQYLVEDVSKQIGESSEHIILRVSQLAASQSAPMTIRKAAFRMCFNIYEQASLLDWNVDTLSPLQMGLSKASHSLSSVCTSLLECSCGEDSAFVILVLRTCSFLLDYFDFFGQMSQNEMQRYENWWITNSAQIICRSPNSISGKQELIAAAIDLIATTVDLYDRNGGETTVAFLVSGVPQLIFSLAPALVRYALLSAEEVANIMDTDDYRVRDSTAVSFEVKGGTKDISEDDMLDDDAAAMTLRSSALKLVDVLSMFSSDATYQAFIGPIQQLWSSSEWREREAGIVLVGTIANGCAHELRAVLDSLVDQFLQFISNQSEHVCVVSIAMWSLSRISETVLNSSPRTMDTIIPLLASRLQSTSKRIQITSVSALNVIYGVLENYGSTAVVMPHLPLLLDSVCACLSVYSTTNLSLLVDFLNKLISLLNDRATAERLSSVLQGERANRASLFEQSYTAMYIREEPNVLLDKDVFSLDRAIIAFISVYPSNEMAVANLSTWNGVLADIKNRSVTDDADLVFNTLLICSAYTNTVSTTILEEWLRSTSWALPVSAAHFLTTSRIHEVKVAGIKILCGLLRAVGSGALPTGLHDTLMRWATSEVSEAEDPQFKEHLVRLIGQTTSCYPGQLSTVATEALKSANAALRSDVFGDSSYYFSAMAFDLCGALGAVPNYAALFRIDTMSQLMAQAENTVDKSEATIYLFQALVQLPTDAFSGVFSSAIKIVYSWQQAAVNYPGTKEAIQSFLFHAGKTCPGIFQSILEGLPAAFRNMLVSFYQLQ, encoded by the coding sequence ATGTATACACCAACTCAAGGCGATTTGGTGAGTGTGATTCAGCTACTTCACAATAATGGCGTGGAGGTGTCGAATTCAAAGGCGGCATATGCTCAGCTCAAGCAGTACGAATCAAACCCCGCCTTTTGTATTCTGCTTTCCACTGTTTTCGGAGCCGATACAAATCCTGTGACAGATATGGTGCTCCCGGTTTCGTGGGCTCAGTATCGACAACTCGCTGGAATCGCGCTAAAAAACAATTTGGCATCTGCCCGTCATGCCCTTGGCGAAGGTGCGGTGAAGGAAGCTGCGCGTTTTGCACTGAAGTCGCTTACTAATCCGCCCGACACGCGAATAGCCCGCACTTCGGCGCAAGTGGTTGTAAAGGTAACGGCGTTGACATCGCTTGAATGGTGGGTAGGCTCGGGTGTTGGTGATCTTCCAAGCATTTTGCTTAACGATCTGCTTCCAGGCGGGGGATTGAAGACTCTCGCTGCATTGTACTGCCTTCAGTACCTGGTGGAGGATGTGTCCAAGCAAATCGGCGAATCTAGCGAGCACATTATTCTGCGAGTTTCCCAGCTTGCTGCTTCCCAGAGTGCCCCGATGACGATAAGAAAAGCCGCCTTTCGTATGTGTTTCAACATTTACGAACAAGCGTCACTCCTTGACTGGAATGTCGACACACTTTCGCCGCTACAGATGGGTCTGTCAAAAGCCAGCCACAGCTTGTCGAGTGTTTGCACATCCCTACTGGAGTGTTCGTGTGGTGAGGATTCGGCGTTTGTGATCCTTGTTTTGCGTACCTGCTCATTTCTGTTGGACTACTTTGACTTTTTTGGTCAGATGAGTCAGAACGAAATGCAGAGGTATGAAAACTGGTGGATCACTAATTCTGCTCAAATTATTTGCAGGAGTCCGAATAGCATCAGTGGAAAACAGGAACTGATCGCCGCAGCGATCGATTTGATAGCCACCACCGTGGATTTGTATGATCGCAACGGTGGGGAAACGACTGTTGCTTTCCTCGTTTCTGGTGTGCCACAGCTAATTTTCTCCTTAGCTCCGGCCCTTGTGCGGTACGCGCTACTGtcggcagaggaggtggcgaaCATCATGGACACAGACGACTACCGTGTTCGAGATAGCACAGCTGTCAGTTTTGAAGTGAAGGGCGGAACAAAGGATATTTCGGAGGACGACATGCTGGACGATGATGCAGCGGCTATGACGCTACGAAGCTCTGCTTTGAAATTAGTAGATGTGCTCAGCATGTTCTCAAGTGATGCAACATACCAGGCTTTCATCGGTCCCATTCAGCAGTTGTGGAGCAGCAGTGAATGGCGCGAGAGGGAGGCCGGTATTGTTCTTGTTGGTACGATCGCCAACGGATGCGCTCATGAGCTGCGCGCGGTACTTGACTCTTTAGTGGATCAATTTCTTCAGTTTATCAGCAATCAGTCTGAGCATGTCTGTGTTGTGAGCATTGCTATGTGGTCTCTGTCGCGGATAAGTGAGACTGTCCTGAATTCGTCCCCTCGCACGATGGATACGATTATTCCACTCCTTGCCTCGAGATTGCAGAGCACGAGCAAGCGGATTCAGATTACGAGCGTCAGTGCATTAAATGTGATTTACGGGGTGTTGGAGAACTACGGAAGCACAGCTGTGGTCATGCCTCACTTGCCATTGTTGCTAGATTCGGTCTGCGCGTGCCTGTCGGTGTATTCGACCACTAATCTCTCCCTTTTGGTCGATTTTCTGAACAAGCTCATTAGCCTTCTCAATGACCGGGCAACAGCTGAGAGACTCTCTTCTGTACTTCAGGGTGAGAGGGCAAACCGCGCATCATTGTTCGAGCAGTCTTACACGGCAATGTACATTCGAGAGGAACCGAATGTTCTGCTAGACAAAGACGTTTTCTCGCTGGACCGTGCAATTATTGCTTTCATCTCGGTCTATCCTAGCAACGAGATGGCGGTTGCGAATTTGAGCACGTGGAACGGCGTACTTGCCGACATCAAAAACCGGAGCGTCACGGATGACGCGGACCTTGTTTTCAATACGCTGCTCATCTGCAGCGCATACACCAATACAGTCTCTACGACGATTCTTGAGGAGTGGCTGAGGTCAACATCGTGGGCTTTGCCAGTTTCTGCTGCTCATTTCCTGACGACCTCGCGAATACACGAAGTGAAGGTAGCTGGGATCAAAATTCTATGTGGGCTCCTTCGCGCTGTTGGGTCGGGTGCACTGCCTACCGGCCTCCACGACACTCTCATGAGGTGGGCCACCAGCGAAGTATCTGAGGCCGAGGATCCGCAATTCAAGGAGCATCTGGTGCGGCTCATTGGGCAGACCACCTCGTGCTACCCCGGCCAGCTCTCTACGGTTGCGACGGAGGCTTTGAAGTCTGCAAACGCTGCACTGCGAAGTGACGTCTTTGGGGACTCCTCTTACTACTTTTCGGCTATGGCTTTTGATCTCTGTGGCGCGCTGGGCGCGGTTCCGAACTACGCAGCCTTGTTTCGGATTGATACAATGTCACAGCTCATGGCGCAGGCGGAGAATACGGTTGACAAATCGGAGGCTACCATTTATCTCTTCCAAGCACTGGTCCAACTGCCGACAGACGCTTTTTCAGGGGTCTTTTCTTCTGCCATCAAGATCGTGTACAGCTGGCAGCAGGCTGCAGTAAACTACCCTGGTACAAAGGAGGCCATTCAGTCGTTTTTGTTTCATGCCGGCAAGACGTGCCCTGGAATCTTTCAATCGATTCTCGAGGGTCTTCCTGCGGCTTTCCGAAACATGCTCGTATCCTTTTATCAGCTGCAGTAA
- a CDS encoding metallo-peptidase, Clan MA(E), Family M41, translating to MSYGQPQQQPLPSDLGTKERPIVVVSAPQKASWATRFWMFLLFGIALSCFISLVEEFNDRFQEGQPANKSGFARSGISGLFGSVDVKPVNLDNLEVTFDSIRGCDEAKKELEEIVEFLKDPEKFYNLGGRLPKGALLTGPPGCGKTMLAKAIAKEAGVSFFYATGSEFDEMFVGVGARRVRELFAAAKANSPALIFIDEVDALGGRRSRSDHSTSRMTLNQLLAEMDGFDSDEAVIVLAATNTPETLDKALTRPGRLDTTITVDPPDMKGRAEVAQVYLDKIKTDSTVNAMDIARGTTGFTGAELSNLVNLAAIRAAVLNKAKVTSEEIEYAKDRVMMGAESKKIVPEEERRVTAFHEGGHALSAILLKDEGADPVHKATIVPRGNGIMGLVQQQPDRDKYSQSKRQCLARLKVCVAGRVGEEILLGPDDITTGAGSDFQQATNMARHMVRQFGFSDAMGFVDYGTPDTAEGAYISDETKLKIEKEVHRLVEQAYIETKELLLSHRAELENIANNLLKYETLSGKDLEKIIKGEAIPERPPRLSQAAESKAAPPRGGNSDQANGRRTVPIS from the coding sequence ATGTCGTATGGGCAGCCACAACAGCAGCCACTCCCAAGTGATCTGGGGACCAAGGAAAGACCGATTGTGGTCGTGTCAGCACCGCAGAAGGCTTCCTGGGCCACCCGCTTCTGGATGTTCTTGCTCTTCGGGATTGCTCTTAGCTGCTTCATCAGCCTGGTCGAGGAGTTCAACGATCGCTTTCAGGAGGGCCAGCCCGCAAACAAGTCAGGATTTGCGCGCTCTGGCATATCTGGCCTGTTCGGCTCTGTCGACGTGAAGCCGGTGAATCTGGACAACTTGGAGGTCACATTTGACAGCATCCGCGGATGCGATGAGGCGAAAAaagagctggaggagatTGTTGAGTTTCTAAAGGACCCCGAGAAGTTCTACAATTTGGGTGGGCGGCTGCCAAAAGGAGCGCTGCTCACCGGTCCGCCAGGGTGCGGGAAAACCATGCTGGCAAAGGCGATTGCCAAAGAGGCTGGCGTGAGCTTTTTCTACGCCACCGGAAGCGAGTTCGATGAGATGTTTGTTGGCGTTGGCGCCCGCCGCGTTCGCGAACTTTTCGCGGCCGCAAAGGCCAACTCACCAGCTTTGATTTTCATCGACGAGGTAGACGCATTAGGCGGTCGCCGCTCTCGTTCTGACCACAGCACCTCTCGCATGACGTTGAACCAGCTCCTGGCAGAGATGGACGGCTTCGACTCCGATGAGGCCGTTATTGTCCTCGCCGCCACGAACACCCCTGAAACGCTGGACAAGGCACTCACGCGCCCCGGTCGCCTGgacaccaccatcaccgttGACCCTCCGGATATGAAAGGGCGCGCGGAGGTAGCTCAGGTGTACCTTGACAAAATCAAGACAGACAGCACGGTCAATGCAATGGATATCGCACGCGGAACAACTGGTTTCACAGGTGCCGAGCTTAGCAACTTGGTGAATCTGGCAGCCATCAGGGCCGCGGTGCTGAACAAGGCGAAAGTGACCAGCGAAGAGATAGAGTACGCTAAGGACCGCGTCATGATGGGTGCCGAGAGCAAGAAGATTGtgccggaggaggagcgtcgCGTGACTGCGTTCCACGAGGGCGGCCACGCTTTGAGCGCTATCTTGCTGAAGGATGAGGGTGCCGATCCTGTCCACAAGGCAACCATTGTTCCCCGCGGCAACGGCATTATGGGACTCGTCCAGCAACAGCCGGACAGGGATAAGTACAGTCAAAGCAAGCGCCAGTGCCTGGCTCGCCTgaaggtgtgtgtggcgggACGAGTCGGCGAAGAGATTCTTTTAGGCCCTGACGATATTACCACCGGCGCAGGCTCCGATTTTCAGCAGGCCACCAACATGGCCCGCCACATGGTGCGACAGTTCGGGTTCAGCGACGCTATGGGCTTCGTAGACTATGGTACACCCGACACCGCCGAAGGCGCCTACATTTCAGATGAGACGAAGCTCAAGATCGAAAAAGAGGTACATCGCCTCGTTGAGCAGGCCTACATCGAGACCAAGGAGCTTCTTCTGAGCCACCGCGCCGAGTTGGAGAATATCGCCAACAACCTGCTCAAGTATGAAACGCTCAGTGGCAAGGATCTTGAGAAGATTATAAAGGGCGAGGCTATCCCAGAGCGTCCTCCGCGCCTGTCACAGGCTGCAGAGAGCAAggccgcgccgccacgaGGCGGGAACAGCGACCAGGCAAACGGTCGGAGAACTGTTCCAATCTCATAG